From Nitratidesulfovibrio vulgaris str. Hildenborough, a single genomic window includes:
- a CDS encoding sigma-54-dependent transcriptional regulator, which produces MAHVLVIDGDPAFAQLVADFAAGLGHTSRHAPTLAEGLLAATEADVIYLAASLPDGCGLEALAGLRALPSAPEVIVTGAAGNPDTAEKAIRGGAWEWLCKPAPVDRVVLPLLRALDYRDRPPDRRGPSILKHAIVGSSRGLRRCLDDVAEAAASDAATLIVGETGVGKELFARAVHENSHRADSPFITVDCASLPRTLAGSILFGHRKGAFTGADANRDGLVLQAHRGTLFLDEVGELPLATQKMFLRVLQEQRFRAVGGRSEITSDFRLICATNRNLEAMSDKGLFRSDLLFRMRTVVISIPPLRERPDDILALTGHYLARICKKYGLPAKQVSPDLHEALRAYRWPGNVRELVHTLERAVLAAQDAPKLFARHLPEHVRVSIARGMSGQRPALVSGTGPAQRPAAPGGFGQVTETSRAVTATHDAHALTAMTPLARRLDTAPAAPDNNRQSPLQEATPPVSPGGTTDVSPDGHPPVRLRTTPLSDGPTAGFASDVPLPPFFAFRDALCVDYLNELMRRCNGDTVEACTLSGLSRSHLYEMLRRYGFETPRRKRTQRARS; this is translated from the coding sequence ATGGCCCACGTGCTGGTCATAGACGGCGACCCGGCGTTCGCCCAACTGGTGGCCGACTTCGCCGCCGGACTCGGCCACACCTCGCGTCACGCACCCACGCTGGCGGAAGGACTTCTGGCAGCCACGGAGGCGGACGTCATCTACCTCGCCGCCAGCCTGCCCGACGGCTGCGGGCTTGAAGCCCTTGCGGGGCTTCGCGCCCTGCCCTCCGCCCCCGAGGTCATCGTGACAGGTGCGGCAGGCAACCCCGACACGGCCGAGAAGGCCATCCGGGGGGGTGCATGGGAATGGCTTTGCAAGCCCGCCCCCGTGGACAGGGTGGTGCTGCCGCTACTGCGCGCACTGGACTACCGGGACAGACCCCCCGACAGACGCGGGCCCTCCATCCTCAAGCACGCCATCGTGGGGTCCAGCCGCGGGCTGCGACGGTGCCTCGACGATGTGGCCGAAGCCGCGGCCAGTGACGCCGCGACCCTCATCGTGGGAGAGACCGGTGTGGGCAAAGAGCTTTTCGCCCGCGCCGTTCACGAGAACAGCCACCGTGCCGACTCGCCGTTCATCACCGTCGACTGCGCCTCGCTGCCACGGACACTGGCCGGGTCGATTCTCTTCGGGCATCGCAAGGGCGCCTTCACGGGGGCCGACGCCAACCGGGACGGACTCGTCCTTCAGGCGCACCGTGGCACGCTGTTTCTCGACGAAGTGGGTGAACTTCCGCTCGCGACCCAGAAGATGTTCTTGCGCGTCTTGCAGGAACAGCGGTTCAGGGCCGTAGGGGGACGCAGCGAGATCACGAGCGACTTCAGACTGATATGCGCCACGAATCGCAACCTTGAAGCCATGAGCGACAAGGGGCTGTTCCGCAGCGACCTGCTTTTCCGGATGCGGACCGTGGTCATCTCCATTCCTCCACTACGTGAACGCCCTGACGACATCCTCGCCCTCACCGGGCACTACCTCGCCCGCATCTGCAAGAAGTACGGGCTACCCGCAAAACAGGTATCGCCCGACCTGCACGAAGCGCTTCGCGCCTACCGCTGGCCCGGCAACGTGCGCGAACTCGTGCACACCCTCGAAAGGGCCGTGCTTGCGGCGCAGGACGCACCGAAACTCTTCGCCCGTCATTTGCCCGAACACGTCCGGGTGAGCATCGCACGAGGCATGTCGGGCCAGCGCCCCGCCCTCGTCAGTGGCACAGGCCCCGCCCAGAGACCGGCTGCACCGGGCGGTTTCGGTCAGGTAACCGAGACCTCCCGCGCCGTGACCGCGACTCATGACGCTCATGCACTGACGGCGATGACACCTCTTGCCCGAAGGCTGGACACCGCGCCCGCCGCGCCCGACAACAATCGGCAAAGCCCCCTGCAAGAGGCCACCCCGCCGGTCTCACCGGGGGGCACGACAGATGTCTCGCCGGACGGACATCCCCCTGTCCGCCTCCGGACAACCCCTCTCTCTGACGGCCCGACAGCCGGATTCGCTTCCGACGTGCCCTTGCCTCCATTCTTCGCCTTCCGTGACGCGCTGTGCGTGGACTACCTGAATGAGCTCATGCGGCGCTGCAACGGCGACACCGTCGAAGCCTGTACCCTGTCCGGCCTTTCGCGGTCACATCTGTATGAGATGTTAAGGCGTTATGGATTCGAGACCCCTCGCAGGAAGCGGACGCAACGGGCCAGAAGCTGA
- a CDS encoding peptidase U32 family protein — protein sequence MPHLPELLAPAGDREQLDAALRYGADAVYLGGPALNLRAGTRGFTGDALISAVRDAHARNAAVYYCLNVLPREEHLPAIIDELERLPDAGVDALIVADPGVVLLARRHCPSLPLHLSTQANTANSAAVAFWRDMGVTRVNLARELDMRTMRRLVESSPGMEFEAFVHGAQCLALSGRCLLSAWLNNRSANLGACTHPCRFEYKGVALAVEEKTRPGEVAWEVVEDGPFHSSFWAPQDLCLVRYAHWFARVGMAALKVEGRMKSGGYVAQVVDVYRTAIDDVARRTSRGDDYIFELLNCASRPLTTGFFLGGGRRCHRGLPHDAVRHPLVARVEAPAGDGAWHVSVRSPWKATSIAEVLLPGMRRPELLPGTYRLENHRGETVDRLHPGMAGVLHCASADIGPGIYIRA from the coding sequence ATGCCCCACCTACCCGAATTGCTCGCCCCGGCAGGCGACCGTGAACAACTCGACGCCGCCCTCCGCTACGGGGCCGACGCCGTCTACCTTGGCGGCCCGGCCCTGAACCTGCGTGCCGGGACCCGAGGCTTCACCGGCGACGCCCTCATCAGTGCCGTGCGCGACGCTCACGCCCGCAATGCCGCCGTCTATTACTGCCTCAACGTCCTGCCGCGCGAGGAGCACCTCCCGGCCATCATCGACGAACTCGAACGCCTGCCCGATGCGGGCGTCGACGCCCTCATCGTCGCCGACCCCGGCGTCGTGCTGCTGGCCCGCCGCCACTGCCCGTCGCTGCCGCTTCATCTCTCGACGCAGGCCAACACCGCCAACAGCGCGGCGGTGGCCTTCTGGCGCGACATGGGCGTCACCCGCGTGAACCTCGCCCGCGAACTCGACATGCGCACCATGCGCCGTCTTGTGGAATCGTCGCCCGGCATGGAGTTCGAAGCCTTCGTCCATGGGGCGCAGTGCCTCGCCCTTTCGGGACGGTGCCTGCTCTCCGCATGGCTCAACAACCGTTCCGCCAACCTCGGGGCCTGCACCCACCCCTGCCGTTTCGAATACAAGGGCGTCGCCCTCGCCGTCGAAGAGAAGACACGCCCCGGCGAGGTGGCATGGGAAGTGGTCGAAGACGGGCCCTTCCACAGCAGCTTCTGGGCCCCGCAAGACCTCTGCCTCGTCCGCTATGCGCACTGGTTCGCACGCGTGGGCATGGCGGCGCTCAAGGTCGAAGGACGCATGAAGAGCGGCGGCTATGTGGCGCAGGTCGTGGACGTCTATCGCACGGCCATCGACGATGTGGCGCGGCGCACCTCGCGTGGCGACGACTACATCTTCGAATTGCTCAACTGCGCCTCGCGCCCGTTGACCACCGGGTTCTTCCTCGGTGGCGGGCGCCGTTGCCACCGAGGGTTGCCGCATGACGCCGTACGCCACCCCCTTGTGGCCCGGGTCGAAGCCCCCGCAGGTGACGGCGCGTGGCATGTCTCCGTGCGTTCACCGTGGAAGGCCACGTCCATCGCCGAAGTACTCCTGCCCGGTATGAGACGCCCCGAATTGCTGCCCGGCACCTACCGCCTCGAGAACCACAGAGGCGAGACGGTCGACCGTCTGCACCCCGGCATGGCTGGCGTGTTGCATTGTGCATCTGCCGACATCGGCCCCGGCATCTACATTCGCGCCTGA
- a CDS encoding PHP domain-containing protein: protein MTPRFIDLHTHTTASDGSDSPADLVRKATEAGLAAVAVTDHDTVAGLDEAVAMGHETGIEVVRGCELGVRSEYGEIHILGLWLPEKPETLLDAMKELRRHRNERNERIVDNLRTLGMDITYEEVRALSGGVSVGRPHIALALLRHGYIRTPQEAFDRFIGPGAPAYAPKKVFSPAEGVRLLASCGATVAIAHPMLLRCPEEWLDDTVADLKVAGLDAIEAYHSEHSHKDERRCVDIADRHGLVLTGGSDYHGKAKPAISLGRGRGGLRVTTHVLDNLKRHRRERGLPV, encoded by the coding sequence ATGACGCCCCGCTTCATCGACCTTCACACCCATACCACGGCATCCGACGGTAGCGACAGCCCGGCCGACCTCGTCCGCAAGGCCACAGAGGCGGGTCTTGCCGCCGTCGCCGTCACCGACCACGACACCGTGGCGGGTCTCGACGAGGCCGTAGCCATGGGCCACGAGACGGGCATCGAGGTCGTGCGAGGCTGCGAACTCGGCGTGCGCAGCGAATATGGCGAGATACACATCCTCGGCCTCTGGCTGCCCGAAAAACCCGAGACACTTCTCGACGCCATGAAGGAACTGCGCAGACACCGCAACGAACGCAACGAGCGTATCGTGGACAATCTGCGCACGCTCGGCATGGACATCACCTACGAAGAGGTGCGTGCCCTTTCCGGTGGCGTCTCGGTGGGGCGCCCGCACATCGCCCTCGCCCTGCTCAGGCATGGCTACATCCGCACTCCGCAAGAGGCCTTCGACCGCTTCATCGGCCCCGGTGCCCCGGCCTACGCGCCCAAGAAGGTCTTCTCACCAGCCGAAGGCGTGCGACTGCTCGCCTCATGCGGCGCAACGGTGGCCATCGCCCACCCCATGCTCTTGCGCTGCCCGGAAGAATGGCTCGACGACACCGTGGCCGACCTCAAGGTCGCGGGGCTTGACGCCATCGAAGCCTACCACAGCGAGCATTCCCACAAGGACGAGCGCCGTTGCGTGGACATCGCCGACCGGCACGGGCTGGTGCTCACCGGCGGTTCGGACTACCACGGCAAGGCCAAGCCCGCCATTTCGCTAGGCCGGGGACGCGGCGGACTGCGCGTGACCACCCATGTGCTCGACAACCTCAAGCGCCACCGGCGCGAACGCGGCCTGCCCGTCTGA
- a CDS encoding Trm112 family protein, giving the protein MPLNKELLDILACPACRGELTLLDGEEGLRCPACAVVYPVRDEIPVMLVEEAVPAEDWERGERTPAKRR; this is encoded by the coding sequence GTGCCCCTCAACAAGGAACTTCTCGACATTCTGGCCTGCCCCGCCTGCCGTGGCGAACTCACTCTTCTCGATGGTGAGGAAGGGCTACGCTGCCCCGCCTGTGCCGTCGTCTACCCCGTGCGTGACGAGATACCCGTCATGCTGGTGGAAGAGGCCGTTCCGGCCGAGGACTGGGAACGCGGCGAACGCACCCCGGCCAAGAGACGCTGA
- a CDS encoding Hsp20/alpha crystallin family protein, which translates to MVIDFSAFYELPRLIDRLAAEGESSFAASRGQAVFPPLNIGEDESAVYVRALIPGGDLSALDLTLTDKTLVLRGELPPVRGRYYRQERRTGPFQRVVLLNVPIDRDRVHAAMRDGVLEVVLPKAQQERLRTIHITTR; encoded by the coding sequence ATGGTCATCGACTTCAGTGCCTTCTACGAACTGCCGCGCCTCATCGACCGTCTTGCGGCCGAGGGCGAGTCTTCGTTCGCCGCCTCTCGCGGTCAGGCGGTGTTCCCGCCGCTCAACATCGGCGAAGACGAGAGCGCGGTGTACGTGCGGGCGCTCATTCCCGGCGGCGACCTTTCTGCCCTCGACCTGACGCTCACCGACAAGACACTGGTGCTGCGGGGCGAGTTGCCGCCCGTGCGCGGACGCTACTACCGGCAGGAGAGGCGTACCGGGCCGTTCCAGCGGGTCGTGCTGCTCAATGTGCCCATAGACCGCGACAGGGTGCATGCCGCCATGCGCGACGGGGTGCTCGAGGTGGTGCTGCCCAAGGCGCAACAGGAACGTCTCCGTACCATCCACATCACCACACGCTAG
- a CDS encoding Hsp20/alpha crystallin family protein: protein MSHDQDAPDRPGPAHAAHPCRPEGPLRSCKPSASQPATGRQAGRPRVRPAADLVEREEGFFLYLDMPGVAREDLAVDIEGDEMIISAVTRIGSGSNERVHALEFGDVEYHAAFALSDMVDAERITAQLANGVLVVEMPRREAARPRRIRVEVG, encoded by the coding sequence ATGTCGCACGACCAAGATGCGCCCGACCGACCCGGGCCCGCCCATGCTGCCCATCCGTGCAGGCCCGAAGGCCCGTTGCGTTCCTGCAAGCCCTCTGCCTCGCAGCCCGCTACGGGACGGCAGGCGGGGCGGCCCCGCGTGCGTCCCGCAGCCGACCTCGTCGAACGCGAAGAGGGGTTCTTTCTCTATCTCGACATGCCGGGTGTGGCGCGAGAAGACCTTGCCGTCGACATCGAGGGGGATGAGATGATCATCTCTGCGGTGACCCGCATCGGCAGCGGTTCCAACGAACGGGTGCACGCGCTCGAATTCGGCGATGTGGAATACCATGCGGCCTTCGCCCTCTCGGACATGGTCGATGCCGAACGCATCACGGCGCAGCTTGCCAATGGCGTGCTGGTGGTCGAGATGCCCCGCCGCGAAGCAGCGCGCCCGCGTCGTATCCGCGTCGAAGTGGGCTAG
- a CDS encoding DUF4851 domain-containing protein, with protein MSKLLPFLMFALAAAMVFLVMTRRPLLRGFSGESFISTGRPPLVVSPASGLHAVGGGVTDISPATASGTASARVWYALYAPSGNGQPTTDGRRLSVILAEAGDQWQWPHDVSSGLHEVRVDTIELGGMPGKVATFTLPADRDPWASVWHEAAPVQGQAGDTLVYRFTFLPDMRRTKLVIEYREPVDSIQKELPVIEDVPALVAFARRAAEAFTLERPQQGKGPDVQTKLSTAHASLERRLLAKSLGELERRHGEQR; from the coding sequence ATGTCCAAGCTTCTGCCGTTTCTGATGTTCGCCCTCGCTGCGGCGATGGTGTTCCTTGTCATGACGCGCCGTCCCCTGCTACGGGGCTTCAGCGGCGAATCGTTCATATCCACAGGCAGACCGCCGCTGGTGGTCTCCCCTGCAAGCGGCCTTCATGCCGTGGGGGGTGGCGTCACCGACATCTCTCCGGCCACGGCTTCGGGCACGGCCTCGGCACGGGTCTGGTACGCCCTCTATGCCCCCTCCGGCAATGGACAGCCCACCACCGACGGGCGAAGGCTTTCGGTCATCCTTGCCGAGGCGGGCGACCAGTGGCAATGGCCCCATGATGTGTCTTCAGGGTTGCACGAAGTGCGTGTGGACACCATCGAATTGGGAGGGATGCCCGGCAAGGTGGCGACGTTCACCCTGCCCGCCGACCGCGACCCGTGGGCCAGCGTCTGGCACGAAGCCGCCCCCGTGCAAGGACAGGCGGGAGACACGCTGGTCTACCGCTTCACGTTCCTGCCCGACATGCGCCGTACCAAGCTGGTCATCGAATACCGCGAACCTGTGGACAGCATCCAGAAAGAACTACCCGTCATTGAAGACGTGCCCGCACTGGTGGCGTTCGCCCGTCGGGCTGCGGAGGCCTTTACGCTGGAACGCCCGCAACAGGGCAAGGGCCCCGACGTGCAGACGAAACTCTCCACCGCCCACGCATCTCTCGAACGCAGGCTTCTTGCAAAGTCACTGGGTGAACTCGAACGCCGTCACGGTGAACAGCGTTGA
- the yfcE gene encoding phosphodiesterase, with protein MSTRLLIASDIHGSLPRATFLADLARDTAPDSIILLGDLLYHGPRNPLPEGYAPRDVADTLNDWKARIIALRGNCDAEVDQMLLHFPLVESAWLFVDGLRIFASHGHHNQLPDRFPDLAEGDVFLCGHTHIPRAETVEGLHVWNPGSVTLPKQGHPAAYGLYEDGVFRVFDLDGAEVLRHGPLRDGMA; from the coding sequence ATGTCCACACGCCTTCTCATCGCATCCGACATCCACGGTTCACTGCCGCGGGCTACCTTTCTGGCAGACCTCGCGCGGGACACGGCGCCCGATAGCATCATCCTTCTGGGCGACCTGCTGTACCACGGGCCGCGCAACCCCCTGCCCGAAGGGTACGCCCCGCGTGACGTGGCGGACACCCTCAACGACTGGAAGGCCCGCATCATCGCCCTGCGCGGCAATTGCGACGCAGAGGTCGACCAGATGCTGCTGCATTTCCCCCTCGTGGAGTCGGCGTGGCTGTTCGTGGACGGGCTGCGCATCTTCGCCAGTCACGGGCATCACAACCAGTTGCCCGATCGCTTTCCCGACCTTGCAGAGGGGGACGTCTTCCTCTGCGGGCACACCCACATCCCCCGTGCGGAGACGGTGGAGGGCCTGCATGTGTGGAATCCCGGTTCGGTGACGCTGCCCAAGCAGGGACACCCGGCTGCCTACGGTCTGTACGAGGACGGCGTGTTCAGGGTCTTCGACCTCGACGGTGCCGAAGTGCTGCGCCATGGGCCGCTTCGTGACGGCATGGCGTGA
- a CDS encoding tRNA dihydrouridine synthase: MQVGARTAPGSLWLAPLAGVGHVAFREVIDNLGGCGLLFTGMCNARAVPTENPARSNAFTWRAEELERCVCQLFGADPSEMAEAARRVEAEGFFGVDINMGCSVAAIVRRGCGADLLRDEERAVRMVESVRRAVDCPVLVKFRTGWSPDPQGAVALARRFEDAGADALVFHPRVAPDRRTRPPLRHHIRLVKEAVAIPVLGNGEVFTPGDAASMLETTGCDGISLGRIALGRPWVFAAWTGLVDDNPASNPDLWRDIPLALLDALERRHADRKYAARLFKKFLLYFIANFTYGNSLRGPMLKGDDPADLRTALVDTLATLPAITRRPSALMF; encoded by the coding sequence GTGCAGGTCGGCGCGCGCACGGCCCCCGGCAGCCTCTGGCTTGCCCCGCTGGCGGGGGTGGGCCATGTGGCCTTTCGTGAGGTGATCGACAACCTCGGAGGTTGCGGGCTGCTGTTCACCGGCATGTGCAACGCGCGGGCCGTCCCCACGGAGAACCCGGCACGTTCCAATGCCTTCACGTGGCGTGCGGAAGAACTGGAGCGGTGCGTCTGTCAGTTGTTCGGTGCCGACCCATCCGAGATGGCCGAGGCGGCCCGACGGGTCGAAGCCGAGGGCTTCTTCGGGGTGGACATCAACATGGGGTGTTCCGTGGCTGCCATCGTGCGGCGCGGCTGCGGTGCCGACCTGCTGCGGGACGAGGAACGTGCCGTGCGCATGGTCGAGTCCGTCCGTCGGGCCGTGGATTGCCCCGTGCTGGTCAAGTTCCGCACGGGCTGGAGTCCCGACCCGCAGGGTGCGGTGGCGCTTGCCCGCCGTTTCGAGGACGCAGGGGCCGACGCGCTGGTCTTCCATCCCCGCGTGGCCCCCGACAGGCGCACCCGCCCGCCGTTGCGCCACCACATCCGCCTCGTCAAGGAGGCGGTCGCCATCCCCGTGCTCGGCAATGGCGAGGTGTTCACGCCGGGGGACGCCGCATCCATGCTCGAGACCACGGGGTGCGACGGCATCTCGCTGGGGCGCATCGCACTGGGGCGGCCGTGGGTGTTCGCGGCGTGGACGGGCCTTGTGGACGACAACCCCGCCAGCAACCCCGACCTGTGGCGCGACATTCCGCTGGCCCTGCTGGACGCGCTGGAACGCCGCCATGCCGACCGCAAGTATGCGGCGCGCCTCTTCAAGAAGTTCCTTCTCTACTTCATCGCCAACTTCACCTATGGCAACAGCCTTCGCGGCCCCATGCTCAAAGGGGACGACCCCGCCGACCTGCGTACCGCACTCGTGGATACGCTGGCGACACTGCCTGCCATCACCCGCCGTCCCAGTGCGCTGATGTTCTGA